caatccaATGAAGTTATGCCATTTTTTCATTCTAGCCTCCCTTGTTGCAAGCATGTGAAACCATATTGCCTTTCCTCGGCTTCAAAATAGGATAGCTGTGATACTTTACTTGCCACCAGACAATAGCCTGATAATATCACTCAAAACCATGGATCCAAATTGCTATTCGGCCGCGCCATTATTGACAGACTACCTCGCAGAACTTTACGGCACTAGCTTACTACTATTCGTTTCAAAGGTTCATCATGTCGCAAGTAGCGGTATGTTTGCAAAATACAATGAGTGACTCCGCTCGCAGCATAACTTGACCCTTAGAAAATTGTGACAGCTCATCCTTCCTAGACTGGTTGTCGCTATTTCCCTTCAAAAAAAATTttcctatttttttttattttttttttattttttttatttttttgatagagCGAACTTACTCTTGCAGCAAATTATAATGAAGATTGATGCATTAGCTGGCCAACATGTTATAGCCTTGAGGTTCGAAGGCTTTCATGAACCATTCTCTTCTTACTAGAGCTATACTTTAAACAGACTTCCGAGCTTCCGAGCCTCCAAGATAATTGCCAGCCGCAAAAGGTCGGTTAGAGGTTTAGTGTGCACCCGACATAGAAGTCTGCAGTCCTGGTCCTTAACAAGACAACAAAGCTTCAGAATGACAGCTCATCTCGTTTCTGTGGCCTGGTCTGCGAGTATGTGTGGCAACGGACGGGTGTAATGGGAACCCGAGAGAATTCGCTGGCTGAGAGCGTCAATCACTGTAGGTTATCTCTAAATACACATACCGTACAATACCAGCTGACTCACTCTGAGCCATACCCAATTGAATAAAAGCAGGGGACGCTTGGCGGTGTGTGATTGTCAGATTTTGCAAAGTTGAAACGGAAAGAGATTTTTGATTCACTTTTTGATGGAAGCGAGAAAAGCTAGATCTAAGTTGGGTTTAGCTAAAAGTGAGCTAGCTTATATTGCACGGTACATTTAGGACACGGTATGTTTAGTGTTATGCGTGATCGTATTAGCCCGTGTGTATGTGATGAGCAGCATCTGATGTAGCTTGATATTCAGCTTGCGCAACGTAACGTGCCACGGCTATCTTGCTTCAGGTTCCTGTCTATCATTTTAGATattagggttagggttatCTGCAATTACTGCATTCTTTTGCTGTAGGCTAATGAAAGATCCGAAGTCCCTGGAACAAGTCAATAGTGATCTAAAGCCACAGATGCACAACAAATCCATTCTTGCGACTACTTCAATATGTGAACTCTCATGCGCAATGTATTCCATTAGAGATCGGAGAATACCCGGAAATTGACgtaattaatcaaatattgagTGGGGGCTCACACGATTTTAAGGGAGCTGAATATTGCATCACTTCCATCTATCTCAATCACCTCACCCTCTCAGTTCATATCTATTTCTTTGATCATTGTTAAGCGCCCTAAGATATATCTGTAGTCAAATTCTCGTGCTTTCACCTGATGTTCCGCGAAACTCAATCTAGACTTTGGAGCTACAAAAGTGGATCCCGCTCCCCGTCTCGTCGATCACTGCAGGCTTTTCATGTTCAGCTCTTCTTGACAACACGTTAATTTGCTGATCGGTTCCGTCATTAACCTTCGCCTTAAACATTCTATGCGAACCCTAAAGTCAATCTCTAGAGTGTGTCATCAAGAAGATATAGGTTTAAACCTAAGCACAGCCCATGATTCGATAGATAAAATAGCAGGGGGCCTTTTTACGTGGAAGTAGTACCAAAAGATCTTACTTGGGCAACACAAGCACTCTTTATTAAGTTTCATGCCGTCATGTATGTACCGCTTTTATCACCTTATCATTTGCGATTGGGTCGCTGCTTGGCATCTTGACCTTTAGATATTACTTTATCATCGCATTCTACGTAAGCTCCTGCCTCTAGACCTTGCATTTTTACCACATTCTGCATAAGCTCCTGCCTCTAGACCTTGCATTTTCACCACATTCTGCCTAAGCTCCTGTCTCTAGATCTTGCATTATCACCTCATCCTACATAAGCTCTTCTATCTTCTCACAGACCCCTTCTTGAACACTCACCGATTTGCCTGCGTTTTAGCGACTCCAAAAGTCCATATATCAAGGTCTTCTCCTGCTTTTAGACATTGACTTCAAAGCAAACTCTATTTCAAGATGGAAGCGAAACAGATTTCTCCTACCATGATACCCCAAGCTAGGTCAAGCAATATGTCGCTCGAGGAAAGCCCACGCATCATCCTGCAACCAAGGCCTAGCAACGACCCAAATGACCCTCTCGTGAGTTGAAAGCTTAACCCATCTGCTCATTTCAAGTAGCTAATACCGCCACCTCTATAGAACTGGCCACGATGGAGAAAGAACctgaattttatattgatttcctATTATACCTTGATGGTTTTTGCACTGTAGGTAGCCTGTTTTCACAAAGATATGATGCAGAAGCACTAAAGCAAACAGAATCGATATCGCAACTGTGACCTGGGCGCCAGTGAACGCGGAGCTTGGATTTAGCTACGCTTTACTCAATGACGCTTTCGCTGCTGGAAACGGAGCGCTGTGTATTGGCGGATTTATACTCGTTCCGCTGGCATTGAAGTTTGGACGACGACCAGTTTATATCTTTAGCACTGCGGTTCAATGTGGAATGAGTATATGGTACGCCAAGATGCGGACTATACCGGAGCTCATGTTGATCAATCTGTTAAGTTGCACGGTCGGTGCATTAGCAGAAGTGATGGTCCAGATGACAGTGGCTGACATGTTTTACTTTCATGAACGAGGACTCATGAATTCTATTTACTACTGGTTCATGATCACTGGAGCTACTCTATCACCGTTACCTGGTGGATTCATCACTTCAAACCAAGGCTGGCGCTGGGTGTGGTGGTGGCTGGCTATCTTGCTTGGAGCTGGTCTTATTGTATTCCTTTTCTGCTACGAAGAGACAATGTTTACCCGCCCGACCATCGAAATAGAACAAATCGCCAGCCAGCCACAAAACAAAGAGGCAGCCACAAACAATGACCCAGAGGCACCAAAGAACGCTCCTCAAATTAGCGAGGtgataattgattattcaaTTCCCCAAAAGTCTTATTGGGAAAAATTGGCGTTGTGGTCGAACACATCAATGCCTTTAAGTCAACTTTTCAAGCACACTTACCAGCCTTTCTTGGTCATTTTCACTATACCAGCTGTCTTTTTTATGTCACTTCAATATGGAGTTTTGATTTCCTGCATTGTTCTTCCAGTCACCTCCTTGTCGTCATACATGACACTTCCCCCATATGAATTCAATCCCACCCAAATTGGGTTGATGGGCCTTCCACCTTTCATTGGTGCTAGCTTAGGAACCTTGATTGGTGGCTTCTTGAGTGACTACGTTTCTTTATACCTCGCGAAAAGAAATGGCGGTGTCTTTGAGCCCGAGATGCGTCTTTGGGTTTCTGTCGCTTTCGCACCTTTTATCCCAGCAGGCATCTTCATTTTCGGAATCGGTTTAAACAACGGCGCCAATTGGCTTGTGCCGGCCTTTGGTCTGGGAATTGCTTGCTTCGGAGTTCTTCCAACAAGCAGCGCTGCACTTACATACCTGACGGATGCATACACAGATGTGAGTTTCCTTTTTCCAGTCTCGCACAAGCAATTACTGACAGTATGATTTACAGATCATTGCTGACTCAATTTTGGGCGTGACTTTTGTTCGCAATGCCATCTTGACGATGtttatttttgttcttcAGCCCTGGACTGATAGTGTTGGATTGACATGGGTCTATGTGACATTTGGGCTCATAACTACTGTGATTCTCGGTGGTAATATTGGGTTCATCTACTTCGGGAAGAAATTCAGGGCCAAGACCGCTGCCAGGTACCAAAGTTTTAGTGATCAAAAATCATAACAGACAGAGGTATTGTGTGGTTAGAAGATTCACGGATTTTATGATAAATTCGTGACTGAACTCTAATCATTTGATGGTTTCAATACTTTTTCACGATACCCTTCTGCACTTcattaaagaaagaaaaaatacaGCGCATTTGGTCGCTTACATGTATgactttttgtttttttgattcGTGATTCGTGATTCGTGATTCGTGATTCGTGATTCGTGATTCGTGATTCGTGATTCGTGATTCATGATTCGAAATGGTGTCTGTTTAATTTGACAGTGAATGTCAAAAAGAGTGTAAATCATTGACGTCCTGCGTTTTCCCTCCTGCTGGTGGGGGACTTGTTAGAGTTTCGAAAGTTTAAAGTTATAGAGTTTTAAGTCGCCCACCCTAATTCCTGGCCACCCCTGTTTTGGGCCACCTTCATACACCAAAAATCGCTTTTTTGACCTGTTAATATCTCTATCAAAACAGAACATAATcctataaaattaattaaaaaaatgaatctttatattgatattaatgatACATCAAAAAATCAGGGGCTTAAAAccttaatataaatttaaaatgattttatttatatatatatatatatatatataagttttcaatatatccTATGTACAAATAAGGAAGTTATAAATGTCATTCTTTTGAGGTTTTGGGTGTGAAAGGGTGGCCCAAAACAGGGGTGGCCAGAAATTAGGGTGGCCGACTTAGAGTGTCGGCCCTCGGGAGATGCAAGCTAATGGTAGACGGTGAAAGGGAGTGTGGGAAGAAGAGCAGCTGAATGAGGGGGTAAAGCCAGCCGAATTAGACTGCAGGAGGCGGAAAAAGCTAGCCGAACCACGCTAAAAGTGACGAATCGTTCAGCACGCACTGACTCACGTATACGAGTATGcttcaataaaaaactttttatattgtACTAACTTATAAAGTTGACTGCAtactttaatttataataaatagccTTCGATAGACATCAATTATTTGTTCAATCGGAAAGCTATTCGTAAAGCTTGAAATTGACAGAGTTCCTGAAAAGGTTAATGCGCTACCTGGAGTAAAGAGACCCAATGAATTAAATCTACGCTGTTAGTTTCGTTCATTTTCGAAACTTTTCTCTATTTCTCGCGTGGTGTGAATCGTGATACATACGTGATGTGGGCCTTTTCTAAAGAGCGAATGTGGAGGGTCACCAGGGGTCTTAGAGTTGCTGACCAAGCAAAAGTTCATCAAAATAGTAACCTTACTAGTTAAGATATTTTCGAAGAAAAATGAGCGTATATACCTTATCTCTCCTCGCTGATAACAGGACTCAGGCTAGTAGAATGCATGTATCATTGACCATTTAGATCGGATTGTACCAAATCAGAATCGGAATATAAAGTGAAAGTAATATCTGCACAGCGCAAGCCCACGTGTTACATCTTTCAATACGACATACAagttttttatagaaatctaTAGCATTTTAGAACTTCCTAATAAACCAACCAGTCCATCAATGAATTGTTTGgagaatatatttgattttgaatacaAGTTGAGTAACACTAATCTGTTTTTGAAAGTAttagaaagattgaaatctaTAAATTTACTTCGAGTCAGACAtcaattttgagaaattttaGAACATCTAATAACTCAACAGGAGAATTTGGAACTCAGATCTATAATACATTATCATTtaggatttttgatttatattaaaaatcaagtGTGTCTAAAGTTATTAAGTATTCAGAAAAGTAAATATGAATCATACTTAGTTTTCAAACATTAACGATTTTGATTAAgttaataaagattatactACTCAAAAACTTGATGGGGAAGTAAACTTATGTGTGACATGTTTCTGTCACCCGTGAGCTCCCCCAAAGACCTCATAAATACTTGTCGAAGACATCTCCTCATACTTCGTGGGAGGCATAATTCTTATGATATTGGATTATTGAGGGGCTCATACACTCAAGgttttgtaatatatagaTTCTGTCACCCATATATAgctgattgatattttttggTTGAATACATTATGATTCACCTAGCACTAGGGGTGAATTTACTATACCAATCAGGTGAATTTGCAGATATAAGGTGCGCTATTGACCCCTGgtaaaataaaaatgctTCAGGTGAATACTGAAGATTTAAATTACCGATCATCGAATTGTTCTGCATAGGTACCCAATGTCGCAGAGTCGTCACACTGCTGCACAAACGATAACATTCAGTGACCGAATTGGAGTTATGCAGGTGCGACGCACCAGAACGGAGGAGAACAACTACGTGGTACATGCACATCACTAAGACAGGTATTTGGCCTGATTCAGGTTGCCATCACACTCATAGTGAGGGCAGTCATAGATACATGTCAGTATACTTAGCAAGGTCACTGACGTATCCCTGATCATGATTGTTGAGACCGGACATAAATAGAGATCTCTTACTCGTCGAaagaaatcatcattcataccatccatcctcGTTCAATTCCACCTTCCTAGCCTCTCTATTCAGAATGACTGTCAGTGTCCCAACCCCTTTCCGACGCATTAGTGCCAAGGCACCCGTCGAGGAAATTCTTCAGATGTTTCGCGAAGATGGCGGGATTGTGGTAGAGGATTTCTTCACCCAAGAGCAAATGGccaacatcaacaaagaGGTAGACCCTTTACTAGCCAAAATCAAATGTGGCACACACAGAGATGTCGGGGAGGAGGAATGGATTACCCAATTCCACGGTTCCAATACTCGTCGACTCAGCAACCTACCTACCATTAGCAAAACCTTCCGTGAGGAAGTTCTCAACTACGACCTGTTGCACCAAATTTGCGAGGCTATCTTCCGCAAGGAATCTGGCGACTACTGGATGTGCACAGCACAGGTAATCGAAATTGGCCCTCAAAGCAAAGCTCAAGAGTTACAT
The sequence above is drawn from the Botrytis cinerea B05.10 chromosome 11, complete sequence genome and encodes:
- the Bchol1 gene encoding Bchol1; protein product: MEAKQISPTMIPQARSSNMSLEESPRIILQPRPSNDPNDPLNWPRWRKNLNFILISYYTLMVFALIDIATVTWAPVNAELGFSYALLNDAFAAGNGALCIGGFILVPLALKFGRRPVYIFSTAVQCGMSIWYAKMRTIPELMLINLLSCTVGALAEVMVQMTVADMFYFHERGLMNSIYYWFMITGATLSPLPGGFITSNQGWRWVWWWLAILLGAGLIVFLFCYEETMFTRPTIEIEQIASQPQNKEAATNNDPEAPKNAPQISEVIIDYSIPQKSYWEKLALWSNTSMPLSQLFKHTYQPFLVIFTIPAVFFMSLQYGVLISCIVLPVTSLSSYMTLPPYEFNPTQIGLMGLPPFIGASLGTLIGGFLSDYVSLYLAKRNGGVFEPEMRLWVSVAFAPFIPAGIFIFGIGLNNGANWLVPAFGLGIACFGVLPTSSAALTYLTDAYTDIIADSILGVTFVRNAILTMFIFVLQPWTDSVGLTWVYVTFGLITTVILGGNIGFIYFGKKFRAKTAARYQSFSDQKS